The sequence TTGCTAGTTTCATTGCCAAGTTAATAATAATCACAATTCACTCGGGTGGCCTGCCTCGTTCATCCGCTAAAGGCCAATCCGCCGCATCCACCGAATTCACCCCAGCCGCTGCGCTCTCGCCGCCCCACTTAGCGATAAAGTCGCCCTCAGGGTCGTATATTTCCCGCTGCTTATCCAAATTAAAATGTCGCCCACCGCGCGGATCCGCTCCAACGCCGGCAATGTACTGCCAGTTACCCCAGTTCGATGCGACATCGTAGTCGATAAGTTGCTGCTCAAAATAAGCCGCGCCGTAGCGCCAGTCCAGTGCCAACTCGTTAACCAGACAGCTGGCTGCGATCTGTCGCCCGCGATTGGACATATACCCCGTGGCATTGAGTTGTCTCATCAATGCATTCACCAACGGGAATGGTGTACCGCCTTCGCACCACTGCATAAAACGCTGCGAGTAAAAGGTGTTCAGCTTTTTACTACCGTTAATGCCATCCCGCGCAAACAAACGCGCTCCGTGTACATACGCCGACCACTGAAAGTACTCTCGCCACAACAACTCGAACCCTATCCAGTAGGTGGATTCATTCGCCGAATATTGCGCTTCATACTCGCCCAACGCGAGCAACACCTGGTTAACCGACAGGCAACCATTCGCGAGCCAGGGCGATAATTTGGTGGAATTAACCCAGCCATCCAATGCGTTCCGCACAGTTTTGTACTCGCTGGGCGCCGTTGTATGAAAATACCCCTGCAATTGCTGAACTCCAGCCTCAGCCCCGCCTTTGAATATTGATCTGCTTTGGTTTTTCAGTAACGCCCATGTAAAGGTTTGGCCGCGATCCAACTCCCGGGGCGGCGGCGGAAGGTCGCAAACGGGCAACAGGTTCCGGTTATCGGCCAGCGGCTCCACTTTCTTTCTAAATTGCGAAAAGGTTTTTGGCAGATCGGTGAGCGGAAAGGGCAGAAGATTTTCGTCGTTAAACAACGTATGGGTTGCGATAGCGTTGAAGCTGATATGACGATAGCGGCGCTGCAGCATTGCCCACTGCTTGCATTCATAGAAGCCTGCATGTCGACTGCGTACGACCAAGCCTGGATCATACTTGCCAATTAACTGCGCCATTGCCTGCAAGGGCGACTCTCGAAGAACGAGTAACGTCTGACCGACAGCATTCAGATCGACGGACAATTGCGCGAGAGATTCCTGTAAAAATCTGTCCCGCATCGGCCCCATGGATCTGAGGCCGTACCGATTGGGTGCATACAAGCGAGGATCAAGTATGTAAACGCAGAGTAAGGTCTCACACGACTGGGCCGCATGATTCAATGCCGCGTTGTCGGTGATACGCAGGTCGTTGCTAAACCAGAACACACCGACTCTGCTCTTGGGCAATATCGCAGCCACTCAATACCCCTCTCGCTATGGCCCGTTGGTTGATCGGCTCATAGCCCAGTCAAAATCTGCTCAGCTACTGTCAAACCAGACAAATAAGCGCCCTCGAATCGGCCACCTGCAGCCCAGTCACCCGCGACAGCCAGCCCGACGTCTGAGTCGACAAGGCAGGCGTGCTCCAACGGTTGCCCTATCACCCTGGCAAACCGCCAAAAATGACTATAGTGCTCTACTACCCTCAGTGGTCGTGAGCGGTATCCGGTCAGTGCTCGGTTCAGCCATTGCGATCCAGATTCCACCAGATCCAGCGCGGTATTTTTACCCTGCAGTTCCGACCAATCGCCGGCGAAATGCAACATCCACAGATCGTCCCAATGTGGGGACGAATCTCGCATTGGGCGCGACGATAAGCGGGAAACCCAGGACACGAGATCGTCGCCAAAAAAGCCCTTTATGTCGCCCTCCACATGTCCGCGTGTCGCTAGCGCCAGCGCCCAACACGCCTGGTGAACCTCGGTGGGAATACGAGACGCAATCTCATACTCGTGCAGCAAAGCCTTGCTCTGGTTAGCAGGCAAACACACAATCACCCGATCAAATCGTTCTTGATCTCCGTTTGAATCATTGCCAGTGACCACGCACCACTGCCCGTTAGCGACCAGCAAACGCTCGACTCGAGAGTTAAGAGACACATCCAGATTTTCGGCAAGTTCATGCGCAGGGCTGTTCATTGCAGGCACCCCCACATACCGGGTCTGGCTATCCTCCCGCGCGCGCAAGCCGGCCTCGCCAACCTCGTAGGGGGAAAACGACCAGGGTTCCACCACGCCAGCGCGTACCCACTCGTCCACCTTCGTGCGAAACCGCGGATCACGCGCAGTAAAATACTGCGCGCCTAAATCCAGCGATGCCCACGGCAGTCGTTTATTTGCCAAGCGGCCACCGACGCCTCGGGACTTTTCGAACACACGTACCTTGGCGCCATTCGCCTGCAACAGGTTTGCCGCAGTCAGGCCAGCCAGGCCTGCACCAATAATCGCAATATTCATGGTTCAGTTTTTTAGTAGGTTGGGAGTGATGTTACGAAGCGGCGATAGGTTTGGTTTAAACCGGAATACGCCAGCGCCATCCGTATTCTTTCGGCGATACTCAGCATTTCATCATATCTGAAGCAAAGATTCTCGCCCCATGATCCACACAAACAAAAGAATCGGGAATACGAAGACAGAGCCGACAGAGTTTTTCTTGTGCAGGCCAGTTTCGATGGCGCCATTAACGGCGAAGAAGCGGTGGCGGTGGCGGTGGCGTTATTTTGAAATAATAAAAATTAACACTACCGCTCCGCTCAGAAAGGCACTACTTCGTACTGTTCAGTTCGATCACAGCGGAAGAAAGGTTTTCGCCAGCAACAGTCACTTCGATGGCACCGGTACTACCGGGTTTTGCACGCACAATGGCCAGAGCGAGCCCATTAAACGCGGCGCGTTTCGCCGATGGGAATGCCACAAGATCTGTAGCGTCACCATTGTCAGTGGCAACCAACTCGCCAGCCCCACGGACTGTAAACGTCAGTGAAGGGTTGGCGGTGGGAACCATGCGGCCGTTTGCATCCACCACGGTTGCAGTAACGAAAGCGAGGTCTTTGCCATCCGCTTGAATACCGGCGCGATCCACAGTCAAGGTTAAGCCTGCCGGTTCACCCGTTGTCACCACGGTGTCTGTCGCCCATTTCTCACCGTCTTTGTAGGCGACCACGCTCAACTCTCCCGGCTGATAGACAACATCATCCCAACGCAGTCGATACTCCAGATCGCCCTTTTGCTTACGCCCTTGGGATTTACCGTTGACAAATAATTCAGCTTCATCGCCGGAAGTAAAGACGTGCACAGGCGTGACCTTGCCTACCCGATCTGGCCAGTTCCAATGGGGCAGAATATGGGCCATGGGGTAGTCGGGTCGCCAGTGGGCCTGATAGAGATAGAAGCGATCTTTTTTGAATCCGGCGAGATCAATGACGCCAAAATATGAACTGCGCGCAGAATAATACGGCGTGGGTTCGCCCAGATAATCCCAACCGCTCCACACAAATCCGCCAGCAACATACGGATGCTGCGCAAGCGAGCGAAATACCTTATCGGCAGATGAGCCAAAAGGTGCGGTATAGAGTTCATAGGCACTGACCTGTGCAGACGATGGATCTCCGCCTTTGCCATCGGCAACCGGCGCACTGATGCCCCGCGCCACAGGAAACAAATATTCTCCACGCGAGCTCACCGCGGCCGCGTTTTCACTGCTAAAAATCGCCTTGCCCGGAAATGCTTTGTGAAACTGCGGGTAACTTGGCGGCGTACGAATACCTTTTAAATGCGCGTAGGCCTCCGCATCGCGTATGCCCTCTCCCTGATAATTCAGACTGATGGTATCCATGGTTTCAGGGAAAGGCATGTGCGCTTTGGCGTAATTCATCGACGCCGCTGTCGGCCGGGTCGGGTCCTCCGAGTGCGCGATATCATGCAAGCGCTGGCCGACTTTCGCTCCGTCAGTATCGGTGTACTGCTCACCCACTTCGTTGCCCACACTCCACATAAAGACGGAGGGGTGATTGCGGTCGCGGCGGATCATCGAACGCAAATCTGCTTCTGACCAGTCGTCGAAGATCAGATGAAAATCCAGCGGCGTCTTTTTGCGTTGCCAGGAGTCGAACACCTCATCAACTACCAGAAAGCCCATTTTATCTGTAAGCGTAAGTAATTCGCGCGCGGGTGGGTTATGAGCCATGCGAATTGCGTTAGTCCCCATTTCCTGCAACAGCTCTAATTGCCGTTGTGCCGCGCGCACATTAAATGCGGCACCCAGCGCGCCCAAGTCGTGGTGCTGGTTCACCCCCTGAAGATAAATATGTTCACCGTTAACGAGCACACCGATGTTCGGGTCGATCTCAATAGTGCGTATGCCAAAGGGAGTACGATACTCATCGACCACCTTGCCTTGCGCAACTACCTTGGTAATCGCTACATAGCGGTTCGGTGTCTGGGTTGGCCGCGGCCCCCACAGTTTGGGATTTATCACCCTGAAGCGAGAATCTACCGTTGCCGCACCCCTGCCTTCGACATCTGTGCTAATAGGCCCCACTTTCGCGACCGCCGCTCCCACAGGCTCGTCCTGCTCGTTCAGTTCGAAAACATCGGTTTCGACTTGCACCGATGCAGCGGCAGGCGATTGATTATTCAACGCGACAGACAAGCGCACTGTCGCTTCCTGTTCATCCGCCGCACTAACAACAATGTTCGTCCCCCACTGCGCCACGTGCACCGGCTGTGTTTTTACCAGCCATACATTGCGGTAGAGACCGCCGCCGGGGTACCAGCGGGAGGATGCGGGCGGATTATCCACCCGAATTGCAATTTGGTTCGGTTTACCTATCTCCGCGTAAGGGGTGAGGTCCACTCGCCAGGAGGCGTAACCATAGGGCCAACCGCCCACCAAATGACCGTTGAACCACACCATTGCGTATGACATGGCCCCGTCAATATCCAAAAACAGGGATTTACCGGCATCCGCTTCCGTCAACATAATCTGCTTGCGATACCAGCCAACACCGGGGCTTGGCAGTCGGCCCATGCCACCGCCAACCGGTGCGTTATCACCCTCGTAAAACGGCCCCTGAATTGCCCAGTCGTGAGGGACGGAGACTGTCTGCCATCCGCGATCGTCAAAATCCGCCTGAATAAACGGGAAATCGCCGTGGGGTGGCGCGCTTGCGGGGGCAGCGTAATGCTCGGCCGGGTCGGCAATAAACGGGTTCGCCATCGGCAAAATCCAGGGGCGTAATACATTGCTCCCACCGTGTAGCGTCACCGCCTCGGTTGGCTTCGCATCCGCAGGCTTATCATCCTGGTGTTCGCTGTGATCGGGACGAACGTCGTACACAAGCCCATCGGCGTCAGCGGCGTTTTCGTATTTCATAAAACGCCAGCCATCGTCCAACAGAAGCCGCTCGCGCGGCGAAGAAGCTGACTCGTACGAAGGTTTAGTCCACATACACGCGCTGAGCATGCCTGTAGATATGGCGAGAGCCAGCCCAATTATGGCGGCTTTTGTTCTCATAGAGATCTCTCGGTGACGTTGATTTATATTTATATGGCGCCTGTTGATGCCCTTGCATAACTCTATGCGTGTGCAAATTTCACACTAGTATACATGCAATTAATCATGCCAGAAGCAAATGACGCCTGACGGACTGAGCTCAATGATAAGCGTTACATTTTTGCTTGTGGGAAGTACTGATCAGCTTCTGCTGCTAGCGCCCAGGGAGATTCTACGTCCTCTAACTGAAGTTCTGTTAAGCGAAACCCTTTCAAGTGTAGGACTGTCGAGTGTAGGGCTGTTTCACATTTGCTGCGAACGGCACAATGGCTTTGTGCTCAAGCGCAAAAATCAGCCGCTAGTGGCGACCGCTCTTTCACTTTTAGACCTGATGGCCACCAAGCTCCAGGTCAGGCTCATCATCGAGTTCCACGCCACTGTCACGACATTTTTCCAGACACATACCGATAAGCTTAATAATGCCGTGGAGCGTACTCATCGCAGAACCTACGATCATAAGCACCACACCGATGTTCACCGTCGGGTCATCCTCATCGTCCTGCCGATCAGCCGACACGATAGTGCCATACACATAAAGTACCCCCCCTATGCATTTCAGGAGTGAGGCTAACAATGCCGCGATGGGTTTTAAGTAGGCCGTGTAGCTCTTTCCCTGCCAAATGTTGGTAATGAGGATATCCAACTGCAGAATAATGTTGGTGGCTTCAGTCAACGCCCAGGTGGCGGTGGATAAAACCCCGGCCAGGGAGGCCGCTGCCTCGTGTTCTAGCAGCTCCAGAATAGCGGATTCAATACCGTACGCACCGCTGGCCATGTTCGATAACCCCATGAGCACAGTGTAACCAGCCTCTCGCTTATCCTCAGACGCGGTTGCGGTGCCTAGCTGAGTTAGACCGTCAAACAGCAGCTTACAGCCGCTGGCTAACACCCCACTACTGCCAATAGTCAGCAAGGCTGAGGACTCAGCGGTATCCGAAATGGTATTGGCGACAGCCCCCAGCAGGTTGGAGCTATCACCAAAAGTCCGGCCGCCGAAGGCTTTGTCACGAATGCGCTCGCCAATACCTCGCGGCTCTTCTTCCCCCATGTCGATAATAAAGTGATCTGGATGCTCGACATCATTCTCCAGCACCAACGCTTCATCCGGCCCAACATGGTCAAGTGGGTTGATTAGCGGGTTTATTAGTGGGTCTTGATCCTGGTGATGCGGGGGGACAAATATTTCCTGATTGGGCGCGTCTGGCTGCACGTTGTTCGCAGGGTTTGGTGCTGGGCGCGGTCTGCGACCCATTGGGCGGGGCGCTTTACCCTGCTGACCAATAGTGCGCCTGCGCTGATCCTCGTCTTTCGGTTTGTTCCGCTTGGGTATTTGTGGCCTCCCCCGCGCCTTGTAGGTGCTCTGGCGGCTTTTAAAATCACCACCACCAAATTGCGCGATTCCGGAGTGAGGCTGTGCAGCACCGCGATGCGACATCTCCGTGCTCGGATCACTGCCACGCGGCGACCGCAGCTTTGCCAATAATTGCAAGCGATGCTCAGGCATCGATCGCAAATCGCGAAACTGACACGCCGCTGCCCCCATCGCCGGCATGGGCGCGGGGTGTGTGCTGGACGCTTCTCTTTCAGACTTTTCCACAAGCAGCTCCGCGGAATTGGAAAATACGCGCCAAGGTGGCACCAGCGTCGATCTTGCCGCTACTGGAGCCGTGCTCGGTGCGTATTTTTGGATGAACTGATGACGCTGCCGGATGTTGTCCCGGGCAGCGAAGTGCGAACAGGCATAGTGCAAACCGGTTAGCACGAAATGAAATGAAAAAGCGTTATGAGCCGATAAATCTCTTTCATTCGACGGGAGGTGGCATTCGTGACAGAGCGAGGAGCACGGTGATTGGCCGTCCGCCCGTTGCCGAGAACACGAACCGGTTTAATCGCGCCGCCTGCGCGGCGATTTCCCCGGCAATTTTTGATTGCGCTTATCGCCTCTCGCTTTTTGCGCTCGAGGTGAGCCCTGGCGACGGTTCACGCTGCGCATGCGCAACTCGCGATTTTCACTGGGCACCAGGTGCTGAGGGGAATCGCCGATTAAGTCCCCCCGCCCCATAGCCTTCAGGGCCTCTCTCAGCAATGGCCAGTTTTCAGGATCGTGATAGCGAAGCAGCGCTTTTTGCAGCTGCCGTTGTTGCTTGATTTTCGGCGTAAAGATTTTTTTAGACTTATAAGTCAGGTGCTTTAGCGGATTGCGGTCAGAGTGGTACATCGCCGTTGCCAGAGACATGGGCGACGGGTAAAAGGTTTGTACCTGGTCAACTTCGAAACCGTGTCGTTTAAGCCACAGCGCCAGGTTAACCATATCTTCATCACTGCAGCCCGGGTGGCCCGCAATAAAATACGGAATTAAATACTGTTTTTTACCGGCTTCTTTAGAAAACTGATAAAACATTTTTTCGAACCGGTCATAGGTACCCATGCCCGGTTTCATCATCATCGAAAGCGTTCCCTGCTCGCTGTGCTCTGGCGCGATTTTTAAATAACCACCCACATGGTGAGTCACCAGCTCTTTCACATACTCAGGGTCTTCAACCGCCAGGTCGTAGCGCAATCCCGATGCAATCGCCACGGTGTGGACACCTTCGACCCGGCGTGCCTTGCGATAGAGTTCGGTGGTTGGGCTGTGGTCGGTATTGAGGTTTTTGCAAATACCCGGATAAACACAACTTAGCTTGCGACAGGACGCCTGAATATCCGGATCCTTGCAGTTAAGCGTATACATATTGGAAGTCGGCCCGCCCAAGTCGGAAATAGTGCCGGTAAACCCCGGCACCTTATCGCGGATCTCTTCAATTTCACGCAATATGGACGCGTGCGAGCGACTCTGAATAATGCGGCCTTCGTGCTCGGTGATCGAGCAAAATGTACAGCCGCCAAAACAGCCACGCATAATGTTCACGGATGTTTTTATCATGTCGTAGGCGGGAATCTTTTTGCCCTGATACATCGGATGCGGCACGCGCGCATAGGACAAGCCGAAGACATGGTCCATTTCCTCGGTCGTCAGCGGAATCGCCGGCGGGTTAACCCACACTTCCCGTTTACCATGTTTTTGCACCAGGGTGCGGGCATTGTGAGGGTTGCTCTCCTGATGTAACACGCGCGAGGCATGCGCGTACAACACTGGGTCTTTGCTGACTTTTTCGAACGATGGCAGGCGAATGCAGGTGGCATCCGTAGCAAGGTTCTGCTCCCACTTACGCAACGGCATGGGAACAATGCGTACCACCTCGCCCTGTTCGTTTTGTGCAGCCACGTCCCCACTGGTCTCTGAACAACTGTTCGCGCTGCGCATCTCGTAGGGGCTGGGCATCGCGTCTATGCGTCCTGGCCAGTCGATTCGCGACGAATCCAGCTCGGTAAAGCCACCGGGAACTGCAGGTAAAATAACGGTGGTACCGCGAATCCGGGTGAGCGCAGAAACCGGTTCGCCCGCCGCCAGTCGCAGGGTAACTTCCACAACAGCCCGTTCGGCATTACCGTACAGGAGTATATCGGCAGTGGAATCCACCAGAACCGAACGGCGAACTTCATCGCTCCAATAATCGTATTGGGCGATGCGCCGCAAACTGGCTTCGATGCCACCAATCACCACAGGAACGTCTTTCCAGGCTTCTTTGCAACGCTGGCTGTACACGGTCACCGCGCGGTTCGGGCGCTTGCCGCCTTCGCCACCTGGGGTATAGGCGTCGTCGTGCCGGATGCGTAAATCGGCTGTGTAACGATTGATCAGCGAATCCATGTTGCCCGCGGTTACCCCAAAATAGAGGTTCGGTTTGCCGAGGGCACGAAAGGGCTCTGCGCTGGTCCAGTCAGGTTGCGCGATAATACCTACTCTAAAACCCTGGCTTTCCAATAAGCGGCCAATAACCGCCATACCAAAGCTCGGGTGATCCACATAGGCATCGCCGCTGATTAACACTACATCACAGGAATCCCACCCTAATTCGGTCATCTCCGCACGACTGGTTGGCAAGAACGGGGCAATACCGAAGCACTCCGCCCAATACTTCGGGTAGCGGGTCAGTGGAGCAGCTTGAATCTGAGGCATAAAGGGTTCCTGGGGGCATACAGCAAGGCAGCGCATTTTACATACAATAGCAGCGCACTTCGAGCACACCCAGTATTCTGAGCACGGTTAATAAATGTGCACGCG comes from Teredinibacter turnerae and encodes:
- a CDS encoding DASH family cryptochrome → MAAILPKSRVGVFWFSNDLRITDNAALNHAAQSCETLLCVYILDPRLYAPNRYGLRSMGPMRDRFLQESLAQLSVDLNAVGQTLLVLRESPLQAMAQLIGKYDPGLVVRSRHAGFYECKQWAMLQRRYRHISFNAIATHTLFNDENLLPFPLTDLPKTFSQFRKKVEPLADNRNLLPVCDLPPPPRELDRGQTFTWALLKNQSRSIFKGGAEAGVQQLQGYFHTTAPSEYKTVRNALDGWVNSTKLSPWLANGCLSVNQVLLALGEYEAQYSANESTYWIGFELLWREYFQWSAYVHGARLFARDGINGSKKLNTFYSQRFMQWCEGGTPFPLVNALMRQLNATGYMSNRGRQIAASCLVNELALDWRYGAAYFEQQLIDYDVASNWGNWQYIAGVGADPRGGRHFNLDKQREIYDPEGDFIAKWGGESAAAGVNSVDAADWPLADERGRPPE
- a CDS encoding NAD(P)/FAD-dependent oxidoreductase — encoded protein: MNIAIIGAGLAGLTAANLLQANGAKVRVFEKSRGVGGRLANKRLPWASLDLGAQYFTARDPRFRTKVDEWVRAGVVEPWSFSPYEVGEAGLRAREDSQTRYVGVPAMNSPAHELAENLDVSLNSRVERLLVANGQWCVVTGNDSNGDQERFDRVIVCLPANQSKALLHEYEIASRIPTEVHQACWALALATRGHVEGDIKGFFGDDLVSWVSRLSSRPMRDSSPHWDDLWMLHFAGDWSELQGKNTALDLVESGSQWLNRALTGYRSRPLRVVEHYSHFWRFARVIGQPLEHACLVDSDVGLAVAGDWAAGGRFEGAYLSGLTVAEQILTGL
- a CDS encoding YgiQ family radical SAM protein, encoding MPQIQAAPLTRYPKYWAECFGIAPFLPTSRAEMTELGWDSCDVVLISGDAYVDHPSFGMAVIGRLLESQGFRVGIIAQPDWTSAEPFRALGKPNLYFGVTAGNMDSLINRYTADLRIRHDDAYTPGGEGGKRPNRAVTVYSQRCKEAWKDVPVVIGGIEASLRRIAQYDYWSDEVRRSVLVDSTADILLYGNAERAVVEVTLRLAAGEPVSALTRIRGTTVILPAVPGGFTELDSSRIDWPGRIDAMPSPYEMRSANSCSETSGDVAAQNEQGEVVRIVPMPLRKWEQNLATDATCIRLPSFEKVSKDPVLYAHASRVLHQESNPHNARTLVQKHGKREVWVNPPAIPLTTEEMDHVFGLSYARVPHPMYQGKKIPAYDMIKTSVNIMRGCFGGCTFCSITEHEGRIIQSRSHASILREIEEIRDKVPGFTGTISDLGGPTSNMYTLNCKDPDIQASCRKLSCVYPGICKNLNTDHSPTTELYRKARRVEGVHTVAIASGLRYDLAVEDPEYVKELVTHHVGGYLKIAPEHSEQGTLSMMMKPGMGTYDRFEKMFYQFSKEAGKKQYLIPYFIAGHPGCSDEDMVNLALWLKRHGFEVDQVQTFYPSPMSLATAMYHSDRNPLKHLTYKSKKIFTPKIKQQRQLQKALLRYHDPENWPLLREALKAMGRGDLIGDSPQHLVPSENRELRMRSVNRRQGSPRAQKARGDKRNQKLPGKSPRRRRD
- the galB gene encoding beta-galactosidase GalB, which produces MRTKAAIIGLALAISTGMLSACMWTKPSYESASSPRERLLLDDGWRFMKYENAADADGLVYDVRPDHSEHQDDKPADAKPTEAVTLHGGSNVLRPWILPMANPFIADPAEHYAAPASAPPHGDFPFIQADFDDRGWQTVSVPHDWAIQGPFYEGDNAPVGGGMGRLPSPGVGWYRKQIMLTEADAGKSLFLDIDGAMSYAMVWFNGHLVGGWPYGYASWRVDLTPYAEIGKPNQIAIRVDNPPASSRWYPGGGLYRNVWLVKTQPVHVAQWGTNIVVSAADEQEATVRLSVALNNQSPAAASVQVETDVFELNEQDEPVGAAVAKVGPISTDVEGRGAATVDSRFRVINPKLWGPRPTQTPNRYVAITKVVAQGKVVDEYRTPFGIRTIEIDPNIGVLVNGEHIYLQGVNQHHDLGALGAAFNVRAAQRQLELLQEMGTNAIRMAHNPPARELLTLTDKMGFLVVDEVFDSWQRKKTPLDFHLIFDDWSEADLRSMIRRDRNHPSVFMWSVGNEVGEQYTDTDGAKVGQRLHDIAHSEDPTRPTAASMNYAKAHMPFPETMDTISLNYQGEGIRDAEAYAHLKGIRTPPSYPQFHKAFPGKAIFSSENAAAVSSRGEYLFPVARGISAPVADGKGGDPSSAQVSAYELYTAPFGSSADKVFRSLAQHPYVAGGFVWSGWDYLGEPTPYYSARSSYFGVIDLAGFKKDRFYLYQAHWRPDYPMAHILPHWNWPDRVGKVTPVHVFTSGDEAELFVNGKSQGRKQKGDLEYRLRWDDVVYQPGELSVVAYKDGEKWATDTVVTTGEPAGLTLTVDRAGIQADGKDLAFVTATVVDANGRMVPTANPSLTFTVRGAGELVATDNGDATDLVAFPSAKRAAFNGLALAIVRAKPGSTGAIEVTVAGENLSSAVIELNSTK